The genome window TGCAGCTGCGGGTCGAACTCCGCACCGTCGATGACGATCTCGGGGTACCCGAGTGCGCGCAACGCATCAGCGGCCTGCGCCCGGACGGCCTGCATGCCGCCCAGAACGCCCTCGTCAAGGTCCTCCCCGAAGCTGAGCGCTCGGTCCAGCGCGTCGACGACGGGCAAGAAGGCTTTGGCGGTGTGCTGCCGCTCCTGCTCGCGGACGGTCTGGATCTCGCGCGCCATCCTTTTGCGGAGGTTGTCGTAGTCCGCCGCCGCGCGGCGCCACCGGTCGTCGGCCGTCTCCAACTGGGCGGCGAGCGCTGCTTGCGCGGCGCGGATCTCCTCCGGGGATACGTCGGTGAGGTCGTCGTTCAGCAGGTCCACGGCCCGCGTGTCCTCGTTCTGCTCCTCGACCATCGCGATCCTCCCTCCGTGCTACTTGTCGAATTCGGCGTCGACGACGTCGTCTTCGTCGTCCTGAGCGGGCTGCTCAGCGTGGCTGGCGTTCGCGCGGGCCGCAGCAAGGGACTGCGCAACCTGCAGCAGCTCGCCGGTGCGCTCTTTCGCTTCCTGCTCACCGACGTTGTTCTGCACTGCCTCGCGGGCCTGCGTGATGAGCAGCTCCGCGCGGGCACGCTCGTGCTGCGGTGCAGCGTCGCCGAGCTCACGCAGTGCCCGCTCGACCTGGTAGGCGGCGGAGTCCAGCTCGTTGCGGGCGTCCACGGCCTGGCGCAGCGCCTGGTCGTCAGCACGGTGCTGCTCGGCTTCCTTGATCATCCGGTCGATCTCGCCCTGGTCCAGATTCGAGGTGTCGCTGATGGT of Leifsonia shinshuensis contains these proteins:
- a CDS encoding nucleotide exchange factor GrpE codes for the protein MVEEQNEDTRAVDLLNDDLTDVSPEEIRAAQAALAAQLETADDRWRRAAADYDNLRKRMAREIQTVREQERQHTAKAFLPVVDALDRALSFGEDLDEGVLGGMQAVRAQAADALRALGYPEIVIDGAEFDPQLHEAVSVVEDASVPPRSILAVTRPGFGTPERMLRPAAVVVTRRPDEE